A stretch of Apostichopus japonicus isolate 1M-3 chromosome 9, ASM3797524v1, whole genome shotgun sequence DNA encodes these proteins:
- the LOC139973102 gene encoding uncharacterized protein isoform X1, with product MTLDTYIEELKRHNSNGKNGKNLFAIIERAYQNCGIWSMRYILPSCEDIFSSLISFLVWSQAHSLNKDHSDTLEYEEAIDVATDTVEDIVSELKVKNKRLRMLHSNLSSQKLPGLKICPLFAPSWHPTEFYKKILDFSSLTLKVILNPGSREKPKTFEEGALMYYDTYFAQLTTFTIPTVDSFKITGQAENESCNEMKPQKKRGRKKEGRESTTDQAPSESDLVTHLKVVTLEEAVKKQELHHIPDDELGEKVREVVIADRKGKRANAHVTSIIEKWGVEQGEKMMIMSELKFHDNSKGELTNYNGDFDVFIISQRYGILFFQVKGVEARDNSNTQNVIDKVQDAWKQVLKDVAFLRESNRDLPFMLNVSVHTYVAVPNITKDDLDTIGICPHHRRTILCGGDMEDILTFDSWMKDRLSNHDDRQNCFSNEDYRLICSRYLALVAKVNFPSRATVIKKTRGLVSATNYGNKDKLWAILTPEQLQAIYDQESLKLITGEFGTGKSLMLVTKAKQLAVAECFVYLITFAGVGTDVNCYHQTNCFSVQQLRMMMGEIPTNIRLCEISEIITEYLRTNTEPWTAITGDLLEELFQFMSKRHSGNSVHFLFDEVPCYMFQSCHQTLIDLARKYKDSCLWFVLATHSHKATQFQLSDSQWFKTMMSEGYSYTPLTSSMRVPANVYQMVQIIRGNEDPTSAKKQRCGHVVDGPKPLVFIMPECICPDEIKCESIFACNCLVDRMKETVKKIFQILDPTGAAIESSEYSILVGCFVGTSFQHDLCTNLRQAFRLNKKELMFNLTSAANAKLPPPNAAYENVKAIFNVYDRYTYIGCENSVIIDIDPYSLHQCGFGNQWTYATMPFTRTVSQYVLFTWPKDEASRLWHSDLRGHDDLTVKRVESGQITEEMRDIRYKMTASARQSRGECLDKLISSNAVIVHPVSLPKEV from the exons ATGACTTTGGATACTTATATTGAAGAG TTAAAGAGGCACAACAGCAATGGAAAGAACGGGAAGAACTTATTTGCAATCATCGAAAGAGCTTATCAAAATTGTGGAATTTGGTCCATGAG GTACATATTACCCAGTTGTGAAGACATATTCTCATCTTTGATCTCATTTCTTGTTTGGTCACAGGCACACAGCTTGAATAAGGATCATTCGGACACACTCG AATACGAGGAAGCTATCGATGTAGCCACTGATACCGTGGAAGACATTGTCAGCGAATTAAAA GTGAAAAATAAAAGGCTACGGATGTTGCACTCAAACTTATCCAGCCAAAAACTTCCCGGACTTAAA ATTTGCCCACTGTTTGCCCCAAGCTGGCACCCTACtgaattttacaaaaaaattctTGATTTTAGTTCCTTGACATTGAAGGTTATCCTCAATCCGGGAAGTAGagaaaaaccaaaaacatttGAAGAAGGAGCATTAATGTACTACGATACATACTTCGCACAGCTTACAACATTCACTATTCCCACTGTCGACTCCTTCAAAATTACTGGACAAGCGGAAAACGAAAGTTGCAACGAAATGAAACCACAAAAGAAACGTGGTAGAAAAAAGGAAGGACGTGAATCCACCACAGACCAAGCACCAAGCGAAAGTGATTTAGTGACACATCTCAAAGTTGTGACCTTGGAGGAGGCGGTAAAAAAGCAAGAGCTCCACCACATACCCGATGATGAACTCGGCGAAAAGGTTCGGGAAGTTGTTATAGCAGATCGCAAAGGTAAACGAGCCAACGCGCACGTCACGTCCATTATAGAAAAGTGGGGCGTCGAGCAAGGTGAAAAAATGATGATCATGTCGGAGCTAAAATTTCATGATAATTCCAAAGGTGAATTAACAAACTACAATGGTGATTTCGACGTTTTTATAATAAGCCAGCGGTACGGCATACTCTTTTTCCAAGTTAAGGGCGTAGAGGCAAGAGACAATAGCAACACTCAAAATGTAATCGACAAAGTACAAGATGCTTGGAAACAAGTCCTAAAGGATGTTGCATTTCTACGAGAATCCAACCGGGATCTTCCTTTTATGTTAAATGTTTCCGTACACACCTATGTTGCTGTGCCAAACATAACGAAGGATGATCTCGATACCATTGGTATATGTCCCCATCATAGACGTACCATACTATGCGGTGGTGATATGGAGGACATTTTGACCTTTGATTCTTGGATGAAGGATAGGCTATCAAATCATGACGACAGACAAAATTGCTTCTCAAACGAAGATTACAGACTTATTTGCTCTCGATACTTAGCCCTAGTCGCTAAAGTAAATTTCCCAAGTCGGGCGACCGTTATCAAGAAAACCCGAGGTCTCGTAAGTGCAACTAATTATGGTAACAAAGACAAATTGTGGGCAATTCTTACACCGGAACAACTTCAGGCAATCTACGATCAAGAATCACTCAAATTAATTACGGGAGAGTTCGGAACTGGTAAAAGTTTAATGTTAGTCACGAAAGCAAAGCAACTGGCTGTGGCTGAATGCTTCGTATACCTGATAACATTCGCCGGTGTAGGAACCGATGTCAACTGCTACCATCAAACAAATTGCTTTTCAGTCCAGCAATTGCGAATGATGATGGGTGAAATTCCAACAAATATAAGGTTATGTGAAATCTCCGAAATAATCACGGAATATCTGAGGACCAATACTGAACCTTGGACTGCCATTACAGGGGACTTGTTGGAGGAATTATTCCAGTTTATGTCTAAAAGACATTCGGGAAATTCCGTTCATTTCCTGTTTGACGAAGTGCCTTGTTATATGTTCCAAAGTTGTCATCAGACACTGATAGATCTCGCACGGAAATACAAAGATAGCTGTTTGTGGTTTGTGCTTGCGACTCATTCACACAAGGCAACGCAATTCCAATTATCGGATAGTCAGTGGTTTAAAACCATGATGTCAGAAGGATACAGTTATACGCCCTTGACATCAAGTATGCGTGTACCTGCAAATGTGTACCAGATGGTCCAAATTATCAGAGGGAACGAGGATCCGACCTCTGCCAAAAAGCAACGATGCGGTCATGTTGTCGATGGACCAAAGCCTTTGGTATTTATTATGCCAGAATGTATTTGTCCCGATGAGATCAAATGTGAATCAATTTTTGCTTGCAACTGCTTAGTTGATAGAATGAAGGAGACGGTCAAGAAGATTTTCCAAATCCTCGACCCAACGGGAGCAGCAATCGAAAGTAGCGAGTACTCAATCCTTGTGGGTTGTTTTGTAGGGACAAGTTTCCAACATGATCTCTGCACGAATCTGAGACAGGCATTTCGATTAAATAAGAAAGAACTTATGTTTAACTTGACCTCAGCAGCAAATGCGAAGTTGCCACCCCCAAATGCCGCTTATGAAAATGTTAAGGCAATATTTAATGTGTATGACAGATATACTTACATAGGATGTGAAAACAGCGTGATAATTGATATTGATCCATATTCCCTGCATCAGTGTGGATTCGGTAACCAGTGGACCTATGCCACAATGCCCTTCACCAGGACCGTCTCACAATACGTACTATTCACATGGCCTAAAGATGAAGCTTCTAGGTTGTGGCATAGTGACCTGAGAGGTCACGATGACCTTACAGTCAAAAGGGTGGAATCAGGACAAATAACTGAAGAGATGCGCGACATTCGATACAAAATGACAGCTAGCGCTCGGCAAAGTCGGGGAGAATGTCTTGACAAACTTATTTCTTCTAATGCCGTTATAGTTCATCCGGTTAGCCTCCCGAAAGAAGTCTAA
- the LOC139973102 gene encoding uncharacterized protein isoform X3, translating to MDSVCTVVNQVNERSTKFVKEAQQQWKEREELICNHRKSLSKLWNLVHEAHSLNKDHSDTLEYEEAIDVATDTVEDIVSELKVKNKRLRMLHSNLSSQKLPGLKICPLFAPSWHPTEFYKKILDFSSLTLKVILNPGSREKPKTFEEGALMYYDTYFAQLTTFTIPTVDSFKITGQAENESCNEMKPQKKRGRKKEGRESTTDQAPSESDLVTHLKVVTLEEAVKKQELHHIPDDELGEKVREVVIADRKGKRANAHVTSIIEKWGVEQGEKMMIMSELKFHDNSKGELTNYNGDFDVFIISQRYGILFFQVKGVEARDNSNTQNVIDKVQDAWKQVLKDVAFLRESNRDLPFMLNVSVHTYVAVPNITKDDLDTIGICPHHRRTILCGGDMEDILTFDSWMKDRLSNHDDRQNCFSNEDYRLICSRYLALVAKVNFPSRATVIKKTRGLVSATNYGNKDKLWAILTPEQLQAIYDQESLKLITGEFGTGKSLMLVTKAKQLAVAECFVYLITFAGVGTDVNCYHQTNCFSVQQLRMMMGEIPTNIRLCEISEIITEYLRTNTEPWTAITGDLLEELFQFMSKRHSGNSVHFLFDEVPCYMFQSCHQTLIDLARKYKDSCLWFVLATHSHKATQFQLSDSQWFKTMMSEGYSYTPLTSSMRVPANVYQMVQIIRGNEDPTSAKKQRCGHVVDGPKPLVFIMPECICPDEIKCESIFACNCLVDRMKETVKKIFQILDPTGAAIESSEYSILVGCFVGTSFQHDLCTNLRQAFRLNKKELMFNLTSAANAKLPPPNAAYENVKAIFNVYDRYTYIGCENSVIIDIDPYSLHQCGFGNQWTYATMPFTRTVSQYVLFTWPKDEASRLWHSDLRGHDDLTVKRVESGQITEEMRDIRYKMTASARQSRGECLDKLISSNAVIVHPVSLPKEV from the exons ATGGACAGTGTATGCACCGTGGTAAACCAGGTGAATGAAAGGTCAACCAAATTTG TTAAAGAGGCACAACAGCAATGGAAAGAACGGGAAGAACTTATTTGCAATCATCGAAAGAGCTTATCAAAATTGTGGAATTTGGTCCATGAG GCACACAGCTTGAATAAGGATCATTCGGACACACTCG AATACGAGGAAGCTATCGATGTAGCCACTGATACCGTGGAAGACATTGTCAGCGAATTAAAA GTGAAAAATAAAAGGCTACGGATGTTGCACTCAAACTTATCCAGCCAAAAACTTCCCGGACTTAAA ATTTGCCCACTGTTTGCCCCAAGCTGGCACCCTACtgaattttacaaaaaaattctTGATTTTAGTTCCTTGACATTGAAGGTTATCCTCAATCCGGGAAGTAGagaaaaaccaaaaacatttGAAGAAGGAGCATTAATGTACTACGATACATACTTCGCACAGCTTACAACATTCACTATTCCCACTGTCGACTCCTTCAAAATTACTGGACAAGCGGAAAACGAAAGTTGCAACGAAATGAAACCACAAAAGAAACGTGGTAGAAAAAAGGAAGGACGTGAATCCACCACAGACCAAGCACCAAGCGAAAGTGATTTAGTGACACATCTCAAAGTTGTGACCTTGGAGGAGGCGGTAAAAAAGCAAGAGCTCCACCACATACCCGATGATGAACTCGGCGAAAAGGTTCGGGAAGTTGTTATAGCAGATCGCAAAGGTAAACGAGCCAACGCGCACGTCACGTCCATTATAGAAAAGTGGGGCGTCGAGCAAGGTGAAAAAATGATGATCATGTCGGAGCTAAAATTTCATGATAATTCCAAAGGTGAATTAACAAACTACAATGGTGATTTCGACGTTTTTATAATAAGCCAGCGGTACGGCATACTCTTTTTCCAAGTTAAGGGCGTAGAGGCAAGAGACAATAGCAACACTCAAAATGTAATCGACAAAGTACAAGATGCTTGGAAACAAGTCCTAAAGGATGTTGCATTTCTACGAGAATCCAACCGGGATCTTCCTTTTATGTTAAATGTTTCCGTACACACCTATGTTGCTGTGCCAAACATAACGAAGGATGATCTCGATACCATTGGTATATGTCCCCATCATAGACGTACCATACTATGCGGTGGTGATATGGAGGACATTTTGACCTTTGATTCTTGGATGAAGGATAGGCTATCAAATCATGACGACAGACAAAATTGCTTCTCAAACGAAGATTACAGACTTATTTGCTCTCGATACTTAGCCCTAGTCGCTAAAGTAAATTTCCCAAGTCGGGCGACCGTTATCAAGAAAACCCGAGGTCTCGTAAGTGCAACTAATTATGGTAACAAAGACAAATTGTGGGCAATTCTTACACCGGAACAACTTCAGGCAATCTACGATCAAGAATCACTCAAATTAATTACGGGAGAGTTCGGAACTGGTAAAAGTTTAATGTTAGTCACGAAAGCAAAGCAACTGGCTGTGGCTGAATGCTTCGTATACCTGATAACATTCGCCGGTGTAGGAACCGATGTCAACTGCTACCATCAAACAAATTGCTTTTCAGTCCAGCAATTGCGAATGATGATGGGTGAAATTCCAACAAATATAAGGTTATGTGAAATCTCCGAAATAATCACGGAATATCTGAGGACCAATACTGAACCTTGGACTGCCATTACAGGGGACTTGTTGGAGGAATTATTCCAGTTTATGTCTAAAAGACATTCGGGAAATTCCGTTCATTTCCTGTTTGACGAAGTGCCTTGTTATATGTTCCAAAGTTGTCATCAGACACTGATAGATCTCGCACGGAAATACAAAGATAGCTGTTTGTGGTTTGTGCTTGCGACTCATTCACACAAGGCAACGCAATTCCAATTATCGGATAGTCAGTGGTTTAAAACCATGATGTCAGAAGGATACAGTTATACGCCCTTGACATCAAGTATGCGTGTACCTGCAAATGTGTACCAGATGGTCCAAATTATCAGAGGGAACGAGGATCCGACCTCTGCCAAAAAGCAACGATGCGGTCATGTTGTCGATGGACCAAAGCCTTTGGTATTTATTATGCCAGAATGTATTTGTCCCGATGAGATCAAATGTGAATCAATTTTTGCTTGCAACTGCTTAGTTGATAGAATGAAGGAGACGGTCAAGAAGATTTTCCAAATCCTCGACCCAACGGGAGCAGCAATCGAAAGTAGCGAGTACTCAATCCTTGTGGGTTGTTTTGTAGGGACAAGTTTCCAACATGATCTCTGCACGAATCTGAGACAGGCATTTCGATTAAATAAGAAAGAACTTATGTTTAACTTGACCTCAGCAGCAAATGCGAAGTTGCCACCCCCAAATGCCGCTTATGAAAATGTTAAGGCAATATTTAATGTGTATGACAGATATACTTACATAGGATGTGAAAACAGCGTGATAATTGATATTGATCCATATTCCCTGCATCAGTGTGGATTCGGTAACCAGTGGACCTATGCCACAATGCCCTTCACCAGGACCGTCTCACAATACGTACTATTCACATGGCCTAAAGATGAAGCTTCTAGGTTGTGGCATAGTGACCTGAGAGGTCACGATGACCTTACAGTCAAAAGGGTGGAATCAGGACAAATAACTGAAGAGATGCGCGACATTCGATACAAAATGACAGCTAGCGCTCGGCAAAGTCGGGGAGAATGTCTTGACAAACTTATTTCTTCTAATGCCGTTATAGTTCATCCGGTTAGCCTCCCGAAAGAAGTCTAA
- the LOC139973102 gene encoding uncharacterized protein isoform X2 yields MKGQPNLLKRHNSNGKNGKNLFAIIERAYQNCGIWSMRYILPSCEDIFSSLISFLVWSQAHSLNKDHSDTLEYEEAIDVATDTVEDIVSELKVKNKRLRMLHSNLSSQKLPGLKICPLFAPSWHPTEFYKKILDFSSLTLKVILNPGSREKPKTFEEGALMYYDTYFAQLTTFTIPTVDSFKITGQAENESCNEMKPQKKRGRKKEGRESTTDQAPSESDLVTHLKVVTLEEAVKKQELHHIPDDELGEKVREVVIADRKGKRANAHVTSIIEKWGVEQGEKMMIMSELKFHDNSKGELTNYNGDFDVFIISQRYGILFFQVKGVEARDNSNTQNVIDKVQDAWKQVLKDVAFLRESNRDLPFMLNVSVHTYVAVPNITKDDLDTIGICPHHRRTILCGGDMEDILTFDSWMKDRLSNHDDRQNCFSNEDYRLICSRYLALVAKVNFPSRATVIKKTRGLVSATNYGNKDKLWAILTPEQLQAIYDQESLKLITGEFGTGKSLMLVTKAKQLAVAECFVYLITFAGVGTDVNCYHQTNCFSVQQLRMMMGEIPTNIRLCEISEIITEYLRTNTEPWTAITGDLLEELFQFMSKRHSGNSVHFLFDEVPCYMFQSCHQTLIDLARKYKDSCLWFVLATHSHKATQFQLSDSQWFKTMMSEGYSYTPLTSSMRVPANVYQMVQIIRGNEDPTSAKKQRCGHVVDGPKPLVFIMPECICPDEIKCESIFACNCLVDRMKETVKKIFQILDPTGAAIESSEYSILVGCFVGTSFQHDLCTNLRQAFRLNKKELMFNLTSAANAKLPPPNAAYENVKAIFNVYDRYTYIGCENSVIIDIDPYSLHQCGFGNQWTYATMPFTRTVSQYVLFTWPKDEASRLWHSDLRGHDDLTVKRVESGQITEEMRDIRYKMTASARQSRGECLDKLISSNAVIVHPVSLPKEV; encoded by the exons ATGAAAGGTCAACCAAATTTG TTAAAGAGGCACAACAGCAATGGAAAGAACGGGAAGAACTTATTTGCAATCATCGAAAGAGCTTATCAAAATTGTGGAATTTGGTCCATGAG GTACATATTACCCAGTTGTGAAGACATATTCTCATCTTTGATCTCATTTCTTGTTTGGTCACAGGCACACAGCTTGAATAAGGATCATTCGGACACACTCG AATACGAGGAAGCTATCGATGTAGCCACTGATACCGTGGAAGACATTGTCAGCGAATTAAAA GTGAAAAATAAAAGGCTACGGATGTTGCACTCAAACTTATCCAGCCAAAAACTTCCCGGACTTAAA ATTTGCCCACTGTTTGCCCCAAGCTGGCACCCTACtgaattttacaaaaaaattctTGATTTTAGTTCCTTGACATTGAAGGTTATCCTCAATCCGGGAAGTAGagaaaaaccaaaaacatttGAAGAAGGAGCATTAATGTACTACGATACATACTTCGCACAGCTTACAACATTCACTATTCCCACTGTCGACTCCTTCAAAATTACTGGACAAGCGGAAAACGAAAGTTGCAACGAAATGAAACCACAAAAGAAACGTGGTAGAAAAAAGGAAGGACGTGAATCCACCACAGACCAAGCACCAAGCGAAAGTGATTTAGTGACACATCTCAAAGTTGTGACCTTGGAGGAGGCGGTAAAAAAGCAAGAGCTCCACCACATACCCGATGATGAACTCGGCGAAAAGGTTCGGGAAGTTGTTATAGCAGATCGCAAAGGTAAACGAGCCAACGCGCACGTCACGTCCATTATAGAAAAGTGGGGCGTCGAGCAAGGTGAAAAAATGATGATCATGTCGGAGCTAAAATTTCATGATAATTCCAAAGGTGAATTAACAAACTACAATGGTGATTTCGACGTTTTTATAATAAGCCAGCGGTACGGCATACTCTTTTTCCAAGTTAAGGGCGTAGAGGCAAGAGACAATAGCAACACTCAAAATGTAATCGACAAAGTACAAGATGCTTGGAAACAAGTCCTAAAGGATGTTGCATTTCTACGAGAATCCAACCGGGATCTTCCTTTTATGTTAAATGTTTCCGTACACACCTATGTTGCTGTGCCAAACATAACGAAGGATGATCTCGATACCATTGGTATATGTCCCCATCATAGACGTACCATACTATGCGGTGGTGATATGGAGGACATTTTGACCTTTGATTCTTGGATGAAGGATAGGCTATCAAATCATGACGACAGACAAAATTGCTTCTCAAACGAAGATTACAGACTTATTTGCTCTCGATACTTAGCCCTAGTCGCTAAAGTAAATTTCCCAAGTCGGGCGACCGTTATCAAGAAAACCCGAGGTCTCGTAAGTGCAACTAATTATGGTAACAAAGACAAATTGTGGGCAATTCTTACACCGGAACAACTTCAGGCAATCTACGATCAAGAATCACTCAAATTAATTACGGGAGAGTTCGGAACTGGTAAAAGTTTAATGTTAGTCACGAAAGCAAAGCAACTGGCTGTGGCTGAATGCTTCGTATACCTGATAACATTCGCCGGTGTAGGAACCGATGTCAACTGCTACCATCAAACAAATTGCTTTTCAGTCCAGCAATTGCGAATGATGATGGGTGAAATTCCAACAAATATAAGGTTATGTGAAATCTCCGAAATAATCACGGAATATCTGAGGACCAATACTGAACCTTGGACTGCCATTACAGGGGACTTGTTGGAGGAATTATTCCAGTTTATGTCTAAAAGACATTCGGGAAATTCCGTTCATTTCCTGTTTGACGAAGTGCCTTGTTATATGTTCCAAAGTTGTCATCAGACACTGATAGATCTCGCACGGAAATACAAAGATAGCTGTTTGTGGTTTGTGCTTGCGACTCATTCACACAAGGCAACGCAATTCCAATTATCGGATAGTCAGTGGTTTAAAACCATGATGTCAGAAGGATACAGTTATACGCCCTTGACATCAAGTATGCGTGTACCTGCAAATGTGTACCAGATGGTCCAAATTATCAGAGGGAACGAGGATCCGACCTCTGCCAAAAAGCAACGATGCGGTCATGTTGTCGATGGACCAAAGCCTTTGGTATTTATTATGCCAGAATGTATTTGTCCCGATGAGATCAAATGTGAATCAATTTTTGCTTGCAACTGCTTAGTTGATAGAATGAAGGAGACGGTCAAGAAGATTTTCCAAATCCTCGACCCAACGGGAGCAGCAATCGAAAGTAGCGAGTACTCAATCCTTGTGGGTTGTTTTGTAGGGACAAGTTTCCAACATGATCTCTGCACGAATCTGAGACAGGCATTTCGATTAAATAAGAAAGAACTTATGTTTAACTTGACCTCAGCAGCAAATGCGAAGTTGCCACCCCCAAATGCCGCTTATGAAAATGTTAAGGCAATATTTAATGTGTATGACAGATATACTTACATAGGATGTGAAAACAGCGTGATAATTGATATTGATCCATATTCCCTGCATCAGTGTGGATTCGGTAACCAGTGGACCTATGCCACAATGCCCTTCACCAGGACCGTCTCACAATACGTACTATTCACATGGCCTAAAGATGAAGCTTCTAGGTTGTGGCATAGTGACCTGAGAGGTCACGATGACCTTACAGTCAAAAGGGTGGAATCAGGACAAATAACTGAAGAGATGCGCGACATTCGATACAAAATGACAGCTAGCGCTCGGCAAAGTCGGGGAGAATGTCTTGACAAACTTATTTCTTCTAATGCCGTTATAGTTCATCCGGTTAGCCTCCCGAAAGAAGTCTAA